One Oryza brachyantha chromosome 3, ObraRS2, whole genome shotgun sequence DNA segment encodes these proteins:
- the LOC102699483 gene encoding presenilin-like protein At2g29900 — MADAAAAATVPGEAASSSATVLDSLGEDITRIVTPVSTCMLLVVLLVSLLSSPSSPSPLSAAFTAAGGGGTGTGNGAGGDDITTALVTAVTFVVAVTAATFLLALLFYLRCTPCLRAYLGFSSLSVLLLLGGHVALLLLSRLRFPLDAVSFALLLPNAAAALALAALSPASVPIALHQAALVAIAVLTAFWFTLLPEWTTWALLVAMAVYDLAAVLLPGGPLRVLLELAIERNEEIPALVYEARPVDPRHGQNWRLWRDRQSGGELDANSTVEVIGEMLGTNLGANSAGNLGISATRSDEQVNLAADARNLRPGETSVANLSSDSSSSSAPVEVLPALPETRVSVAEMRVPLIQPQPVRSRDEDDDEDGIGLSSSGAIKLGLGDFIFYSVLVGRAAMYDYMTVYACYLAIIAGLGITLLLLAFYRKALPALPVSIALGVVFYVLTRTLLEAFLMQCSTNLLMF, encoded by the coding sequence ggcggccaccgtccccggcgaggccgcctcctcctccgccacggTGCTCGATTCCCTCGGGGAGGACATCACCCGCATCGTCACCCCCGTCTCCACCTGCatgctcctcgtcgtcctcctcgtctcccTCCTGTCGTCCccatcctccccttcccccctCTCGGCcgccttcaccgccgccggcggtgggggCACCGGCACGGGCAACGGAGCCGGAGGAGACGACATCACCACCGCCCTCGTCACCGCCGTGaccttcgtcgtcgccgtcacggcCGCCACCTTCCTCCTCGCGCTGCTCTTCTACCTCCGCTGCACGCCCTGCCTCCGCGCCTACCTCGGCTTCTCCTCGCtctccgtcctcctcctcctcgggggccacgtcgccctcctcctcctctcccgcctcCGCTTCCCGCTCGACGCCGTCTCCTTCGCGCTGCTCCtccccaacgccgccgccgcgctcgccctcgccgcgctctcgccggcgTCCGTCCCCATCGCGCTCCACCaggccgcgctcgtcgccatcgccgtcctcACCGCGTTCTGGTTCACGCTGCTCCCGGAGTGGACCACCTGGGCTCTGCTCGTCGCCATGGCGGTCTACGACCTGGCGGCCGTGCTGCTGCCTGGTGGACCTTTGAGAGTGCTGCTTGAATTGGCCATAGAGAGGAACGAGGAGATACCGGCCTTGGTCTACGAGGCAAGGCCGGTGGATCCCCGCCATGGCCAGAATTGGCGGCTGTGGAGGGACAGGCAGTCAGGTGGGGAGTTGGATGCCAATTCCACCGTCGAGGTGATTGGTGAGATGTTGGGGACAAATCTTGGTGCCAATTCAGCTGGTAATTTGGGGATTTCGGCAACCCGATCTGATGAACAGGTTAACTTGGCTGCTGATGCAAGAAATTTGAGGCCCGGAGAAACATCCGTGGCCAATTTGAGCTCTGATTCTTCCAGTTCCAGTGCACCAGTTGAGGTGCTGCCAGCATTGCCAGAGACTAGAGTATCTGTTGCAGAAATGAGAGTACCATTGATCCAGCCGCAGCCGGTGAGAAGCAGGGATGAGGACGATGATGAAGATGGCATTGGGTTGAGCTCATCTGGGGCAATAAAGCTTGGATTGGGGGACTTCATATTCTACAGTGTCCTCGTTGGGAGGGCTGCAATGTATGACTACATGACAGTGTATGCATGCTATCTTGCCATCATTGCTGGCCTCGGTATCACCCTGTTGCTGTTAGCATTCTACCGTAAGGCATTGCCGGCCCTCCCGGTCTCGATCGCCCTTGGCGTTGTGTTTTATGTGCTCACAAGAACACTGCTTGAGGCTTTTCTCATGCAGTGCTCTACTAATCTTTTGATGTTTTAG
- the LOC102710577 gene encoding zinc finger protein ZAT9-like has translation MAPRPGIPLDLERPGTQEIGGMAPAEGKPWCKLCNRSFPSYNSLGGHMNLHSTRRKKKKKKPRPMSPRESPITGASGRYGFRERQQRQVAVCLSDSTSSDDEPWTLAPKTECQLCFRVFHSFHGLSMHMKAHAHHHGRKMVMLEHKASRKLCAWSSADGDNDFTAVCYAPAKKPRSRRIRMDMFPAPVMMTHGAEAVDAARVLLMLSEDADKYSASNNDLEVNGVLEYSLQKTEIGLSCYRPGVLEGSELMKQEISSSDDEETKFGSLSDVLKATATHDCRLCGKVFATGFALGGHMSSHSASAHENAATFHKTAVHPKRKQLEVDNELHELNLPALGNWDCSSTRTESELNPWLVAGSLQSERMMGVV, from the exons ATGGCTCCCCGTCCTGGCATTCCCCTCGACCTCGAGCGGCCTGGAACTCAGGAGATTGGAG GCATGGCGCCGGCAGAAGGGAAGCCCTGGTGCAAGCTCTGCAACAGGAGCTTCCCTTCATATAATTCACTCGGAGGCCACATGAACCTCCACAGCACTAGgcgcaagaagaagaagaagaagccgcGGCCGATGAGCCCGAGAGAGTCTCCGATCACTGGTGCCTCCGGCAGGTATGGTTTCCGGGAGAGGCAGCAGAGGCAGGTGGCGGTGTGCCTGTCGGATTCCACTTCAAGCGACGATGAGCCATGGACGTTGGCCCCCAAGACTGAATGCCAGCTGTGCTTCAGAGTCTTTCACTCCTTCCATGGGCTGTCGATGCACATGAAGGCGCATGCCCACCACCATGGGAGGAAGATGGTGATGTTGGAGCACAAGGCATCAAGAAAGCTTTGTGCCTGGAGCAGTGCCGATGGTGACAATGATTTCACTGCTGTGTGCTATGCTCCTGCCAAGAAACCGAGGTCGAGGAGGATCCGCATGGACATGTTTCCTGCTCCAGTGATGATGACACATGGGGCAGAGGCGGTGGATGCTGCGCGCGTTCTTCTGATGCTTTCAGAAGATGCTGATAAGTACTCAGCTTCTAATAATGATCTTGAGGTGAATGGAGTCTTGGAGTACAGTTTGCAGAAGACTGAGATTGGGCTGAGTTGTTATCGTCCTGGTGTACTTGAGGGTAGTGAGCTGATGAAGCAAGAAATTTCAAGTTCTGATGATGAGGAGACCAAGTTTGGCAGTCTTTCAGATGTGTTGAAGGCAACTGCTACACATGATTGCAGGCTCTGTGGCAAGGTCTTCGCAACTGGGTTCGCGTTAGGAGGCCACATGAGTTCCCATAGTGCTTCTGCCCACGAAAATGCTGCAACATTTCACAAAACTGCTGTGcatccaaaaagaaaacagctTGAAGTGGATAATGAGCTGCATGAACTCAACCTTCCAGCACTTGGTAACTGGGATTGTAGCAGTACAAGAACAGAGTCTGAACTGAACCCATGGCTGGTTGCAGGCAGCCTCCAGAGTGAGCGAATGATGGGTGTTGTCTGA
- the LOC102723033 gene encoding UDP-glucose 6-dehydrogenase 2, translating into MVKICCIGAGYVGGPTMAVIALKCPDVEVVVVDISAPRIDGWNSDSLPIYEPGLDDVVKQCRGRNLFFSTDVERHVAEAGIVFVSVNTPTKTRGLGAGKAADLTYWESAARMIADVSRSDKIVVEKSTVPVKTAEAIEKILTHNSKGIRYQILSNPEFLAEGTAVQDLFSPDRVLIGGRETPEGRAAVKTLRDVYARWVPDDRIITTNLWSAELSKLAANAFLAQRISSVNAISALCEATGADVAEVANSIGKDSRIGPRFLAASVGFGGSCFQKDILNLVYICECYGLPEVATYWRQVIRINDYQKSRFVNRVVASMFNTVAGKKVAVLGFAFKKDTGDTRETPAIDVCKGLVGDKAVVSIYDPQVTEEQVQRDLAMNKFDWDHPRHLQPMSPSAAKHVAVSWDAYEAARGAHAVCILTEWDEFRRLDYQRMYDAMHKPAFLFDGRNVVDPDMLRRIGFVVYSIGKPLDRWLKDMPAVA; encoded by the coding sequence ATGGTGAAGATCTGCTGCATCGGGGCGGGGTACGTGGGCGGGCCGACGATGGCGGTGATCGCGCTCAAGTGCCCCGACgtcgaggtggtggtggtggacatCTCGGCGCCGCGCATCGACGGCTGGAACAGCGACAGCCTCCCGATCTACGAGCCGGGCCTCGACGACGTCGTCAAGCAGTGCCGCGGCCGCAACCTCTTCTTCAGCACCGACGTCGAGCGCCACGTCGCCGAGGCCGGCATCGTCTTCGTCTCCGTCAACACGCCGACCAAGACCCGCGGCCTCGGCGCCGGCAAGGCCGCCGACCTCACCTACTGGGAGAGCGCCGCGCGCATGATCGCCGACGTCTCGCGCTCCGACAAGATCGTCGTGGAGAAGTCCACCGTCCCCGTCAAGACGGCCGAGGCCATCGAGAAGATCCTGACGCACAACAGCAAGGGCATCCGCTACCAGATCCTCTCCAACCCGGAGTTCCTCGCCGAGGGCACCGCCGTCCAGGACCTCTTCTCGCCAGACCGCGTGCTCATCGGCGGCCGCGAGACCCCCGagggccgcgccgccgtgaaGACGCTCAGGGACGTGTACGCGCGCTGGGTCCCCGACGACCGCATCATCACCACCAACCTCTGGTCGGCGGAGCTGTCGAAGCTGGCGGCGAACGCTTTCCTGGCGCAGCGCATCTCCTCTGTGAACGCCATCTCGGCGCTGTGCGAGGCGACCGGCGCCGAcgtggcggaggtggcgaaCTCCATCGGGAAAGACTCGCGGATCGGGCCGAGGTTCCTGGCGGCGAGCGTCGGCTTCGGCGGGTCGTGCTTCCAGAAGGACATCCTCAACCTGGTGTACATCTGCGAGTGCTACGGCTTGCCGGAGGTGGCGACCTACTGGCGGCAGGTGATCCGGATCAACGACTACCAGAAGAGCCGGTTCGTGAACCGGGTGGTGGCGTCCATGTTCAACACGGTGGCCGGGAAGAAGGTGGCCGTGCTGGGGTTCGCGTTCAAGAAGGACACCGGCGACACCAGGGAGACGCCGGCGATCGACGTGTGCAAGGGGCTCGTCGGCGACAAGGCGGTGGTCAGCATCTACGACCCGCAGGTGACCGAGGAGCAGGTGCAGCGGGACCTGGCGATGAACAAGTTCGACTGGGACCACCCGCGCCACCTGCAGCCGATGAGCCCGTCGGCGGCCAAGCACGTCGCCGTCTCCTGGGACGCCTacgaggcggcgcgcggcgctcACGCCGTCTGCATCCTCACCGAGTGGGACGAGTTCCGGCGGCTCGACTACCAGCGCATGTACGACGCCATGCACAAGCCGGCCTTCCTCTTCGACGGCCGCAACGTCGTCGACCCCGACATGCTCCGCCGCATCGGCTTCGTCGTCTACTCCATCGGCAAGCCGCTCGATCGCTGGCTCAAGGACatgcccgccgtcgcctga
- the LOC102710862 gene encoding uncharacterized protein LOC102710862, with amino-acid sequence MMVQMEKLVRQCDMEVMKMAMLKHEETFKQQVHELHRLYRVQKQLMSDLHYRSPPELTCRRRQRRKQQPRRRALNLQLPADEYVVVTDVPGEATPPSAGEDELALTLAVGGSASRRSSRRRESSPFMSNCSAGSLTTTTTSSSSTDSDGSLRQPPCPRAMAFDLHDGTAPAPATQPPWLLKRLSLRMA; translated from the exons ATGATGGTGCAGATGGAGAAGCTTGTGAGGCAGTGCGACATGGAGGTCATGAAGATGGCCATGCTCAAGCATGAAGAGACTTTCAAACAGCAG GTGCATGAGCTGCACCGGCTGTACCGCGTCCAGAAGCAGCTGATGAGCGACCTGCACTACAGGTCGCCGCCGGAGCTGACCTGCCGGCGGCGCCAGAGGCGCAAGCAGCAGCCCCGCCGCCGGGCGCTGAACCTGCAGCTCCCCGCCGACGAGTACGTCGTCGTGACCGACGTCCCCGGCGaagcgacgccgccgtcggccggggAGGACGAGCTGGCGCTGACGCTGGCCGTCGGCGGCAGCGCAAGCCGGAGGAGCAGCAGGCGCCGGGAGAGCAGCCCCTTCATGTCGAACTGCTCGGCCGGGAgcctgacgacgacgaccacgtcatcgtcgtcgaccGACTCCGACGGCTCGCTCCGGCAGCCGCCGTGCCCGAGAGCAATGGCATTCGATCTACACGacgggacggcgccggcgccggcgacgcagcCGCCATGGCTGCTGAAGCGCCTGAGCCTTAGGATGGCATGA
- the LOC102711143 gene encoding uncharacterized protein LOC102711143 — translation MPLAMLPSPPIGDGEGGGEPRSCASPTPSLRRKGRGSPGRSGGSARKSSGSREFGSSILNSVNKSTSQFKKSINRKSGSPIDWFPRKKTEPYLKRKIKRLQECDGMTASLHETLGNANPHYTRMAREKIAAREAAGKAMEARKAAMVEASWCRILHAARIQNKDAEELMEKAKVRATEAFEEARVIGVMMYDRPDCSNQQYEVESLSQTGGQSTHKVTASFQTGFEVDMEVAAAVKKAFIQLANSSDSSNKEEFKELLWKISQNPDATEIELNSEDEQHQGNGNNEERKKIKFNREILRASMFPSQFDDTNVQQSHDLVNIMLERLKALHEDELASLAVIVATSGLNAALQSDTGKYQRTGSVNSGLSTTQRTHSRRYSTAASFVDILEPKKEVTSELPSLEKFLVKHLSKLEKEVQEAREAGKKASSVNSCAQGGQSQVTGMNLKGPDSASDLGSILVKHVSKLEKEILEAKKNNTRIQPLEESCKNAEVHVKEDASKESESYKAQSESLCNSDFMTSFGSRTPDEKSKHVQGCSQQDKENKTLFSHQLPPSGAKVKYGGKRLTRIEAAKLEALNSFCTKDGNTFDVGLDKIFIKPIHRLEREKKKALEHGQSNLQKDPQKNDRTTTVTGSLDEILVKHVSRLEREKIEYEKRNALGEGLSNVPHGQRKHGINTTGSESLDQVLVKHVSRLEREKLEYRKRDALGERTSEQNHQERHSNTAIASDSLDQILVKHVSRLEKEKMEHEKSGDMIFLKKSDPKCTDGAGLSDILVKRPTKLEQAKLASSVTEEALTSSFNPVEERRRAREKELMDAWGGVGLGNSMKPNLSKIEKDKVAWRKAEEEQKKMCATSTREEL, via the exons ATGCCGCTCGCCATGttgccctcgccgccgatcggcgacggcgaaggcggcggggAGCCCCGAAGCTgcgcctcgccgacgccctcTCTCCGCAGGAAGGGCAGGGGGTCCCCCGGCCGCAGCGGCGGAAGCGCCCGCAAG AGTTCAGGCTCAAGAGAATTCGGaagttcaattttgaattctGTAAATAAGTCAACATCCCAATTTAAGAAGTCCATTAATCGTAAAAGTGGTTCCCCTATAGATTGGTTCCCTCGGAAAAAGACTGAACCATACTTGAAGAGAAAGATAAAGCGTCTTCAG gaGTGTGATGGTATGACTGCGTCTCTTCATGAGACTCTGGGAAATGCCAATCCTCACTATACGCGAATGGCAAGGGAGAAAATTGCAGCCAGAGAAGCAGCCGGAAAGGCAATGGAAGCTCGCAAAGCTGCCATGGTTGAAGCATCATGGTGCAGAATCCTTCATGCAGCAAG GATCCAAAACAAAGATGCCGAAGAACTTATGGAAAAGGCCAAGGTGCGGGCAACTGAGGCATTTGAAGAAGCTAGAGTAATTGGTGTGATGATGTACGACAGACCAGATTGTTCAAACCAGCAGTATGAGGTGGAATCATTGTCACAGACTGGGGGACAATCAACTCATAAGGTCACTGCCTCCTTTCAGACTGGTTTTGAGGTTGATATGGAGGTTGCTGCAGCTGTTAAGAAAGCATTTATTCAACTTGCAAATTCTTCTGATTCATCAAACAAAGAAGAGTTTAAGGAGCTATTATGGAAAATTAGCCAAAATCCTGATGCAACCGAGATTGAATTGAATTCTGAAGATGAACAACATCAGGGAAACGGTAAcaatgaagagagaaaaaaaataaaattcaatagAGAAATTTTGAGAGCCAGCATGTTTCCATCTCAGTTTGATGACACTAACGTTCAGCAATCCCATGACCTTGTGAACATTATGCTGGAAAGGCTAAAAGCTCTTCATGAAGATGAGCTAGCCTCTCTGGCAGTTATTGTTGCCACTTCTGGCCTAAATGCTGCACTTCAGAGTGACACGGGCAAATATCAGCGAACTGGCTCTGTGAACAGCGGTTTATCTACAACACAAAGGACACACTCAAGAAGATATTCCACTGCAGCTAGCTTTGTTGATATCCTGGAACCAAAGAAAGAAGTCACATCTGAGCTTCCAAGTCTGGAGAAGTTCTTGGTCAAGCATCTTTCAAAGCTTGAAAAAGAAGTTCAGGAAGCAAGAGAAGCAGGCAAAAAAGCCTCTTCAGTAAATTCTTGTGCACAAGGGGGCCAAAGTCAAGTTACTGGAATGAATCTGAAGGGACCAGATTCTGCTTCAGATCTGGGCAGCATCCTTGTGAAGCATGTGTCCAAGCTTGAGAAGGAGATTCTAGAAGCGAAGAAGAATAACACACGCATTCAACCCTTGGAAGAAAGCTGCAAGAATGCAGAAGTACATGTTAAGGAAGATGCCAGTAAAGAATCTGAATCTTACAAGGCTCAGTCAGAATCTCTCTGTAACAGCGATTTCATGACGAGTTTTGGTTCCAGAACACCAGATGAAAAAAGCAAGCACGTCCAAGGTTGTTCACAACAAGACAAAgagaataaaactttattttcacATCAGTTACCACCATCTGGTGCAAAAGTTAAATATGGAGGAAAAAGATTAACTCGGATTGAAGCTGCAAAACTGGAAGCACTTAATTCTTTTTGTACTAAAGATGGAAATACATTTGATGTTGGCCTTGATAAGATTTTTATCAAGCCAATCCATAGATTGGAGAgggaaaagaagaaagcaCTTGAGCATGGACAAAGCAATTTGCAGAAAGATCCACAGAAGAATGATCGCACCACAACTGTGACAGGGAGTTTGGATGAGATCTTAGTGAAGCATGTGTCAAGGCTAGAAAGGGAGAAAATTGAGTATGAAAAGAGGAATGCACTGGGGGAAGGACTGAGCAATGTGCCGCATGGTCAGCGAAAGCATGGTATCAATACTACAGGATCCGAGAGTTTGGATCAAGTCTTAGTAAAGCATGTTAGCCGTCTAGAAAGGGAGAAATTAGAATATAGAAAGAGGGATGCATTGGGAGAAAGAACAAGTGAACAGAATCATCAGGAAAGGCACAGTAACACTGCCATAGCATCTGATAGTTTAGATCAGATCTTAGTTAAGCATGTCTCTAGACTTGAAAAGGAGAAGATGGAGCATGAAAAGAGCGGTGATATGATCTTTCTAAAGAAGAGTGACCCGAAATGCACAGATGGAGCAGGTCTGTCTGACATCCTTGTCAAGCGTCCAACGAAGCTTGAGCAGGCCAAGCTGGCTTCTTCTGTTACCGAAGAAGCACTGACAAGTAGCTTTAATCCTGTCGAAGAGCGCAGAAGAGCAAGGGAGAAGGAGCTTATGGATGCATGGGGAGGAGTGGGTCTAGGAAACTCGATGAAACCCAATCTCTCAAAAATTGAGAAGGACAAG GTTGCCTGGAGAAAAGCGGaggaagaacaaaaaaagatgTGTGCTACTTCTACCAGGGAGGAGCTGTAA